In the Rhododendron vialii isolate Sample 1 chromosome 2a, ASM3025357v1 genome, CATAGCTTACGTCTTCTTTTGTTCGAGCTGACTGAAAATGAACGCATCCTTATGTCATTGCATACGATGAACTAGAGCCCAGAAACCAGAAATCAAACTTACTACTACGTAGTATATATATCATTGTATACCAACACCTGAAAATCAGAAGTGGCCTTATTACCCAAACTATTACTCTGCACGTACGCCATAATCGCATCCAATGGAAGCAGCAGGGATCACTCAGTCGACGAAGAAGTAAGTTATGGCATATGACACTGTTATATATTCACTCTTTTGCATCTGAACCTTTCAAATTATATATACATCTTCAGTTCTTGTTCCAAGCTGAATCTTTTTTCTTATGTATATGTTGAGAATGAAACTTGTAATATGTTCCCTCCATCTCAATTTCATCGTCCACTTTCAGTAGATatcttaaaagaaaaaagtctGTTGCTTacccttttcatttttagatGATTTcgaaattttggtttgaaaacatTTATTGATATCTTTTAATTGGTAAAATACAATAACTATTAACTCGATTACAAGGCACAGCTACTGGAAAAAGACTATTAAAGGGGATGGAGTAAGTACTTTAACCATTGAACTATTCCCCCGCAATTTGAACCTATACTTTTCATTTCAAAGTCCatgagtttgtttttttgaagaaaaataaacgtAGACTCTAACTAATTTGCTCAGCCCAGTATCTTAGGCTAGCTCTCACTCTTCTTCACATTTGTCGTCAGGGTTGCGGTTGTGACTGGATCCAACAAAGGAATTGGGCTAGAGATATGCAGACAATTAGCTTCTAATGGAGTTATCGTGATATTAACAGCAAGAGATGAGAATCAGGGTCTTGAAGCCGTGCAAAATCTCAAAGCTTGTGGACAATCAGACATACTTTTTCATCAGCTTAATGTGACGAGCCAAACCAGTATTGCTTCCTTAGCAGAGTTCatcaaaaccaaattcaagAAGCTTGACATATTGGTAATTTCAaagttggagtttttttttttaactgttatgtatttctgtatttttttgggttttcggacAATGTGGTATATAAACACTCTGTCATAAGCCTTCTTCTCTTAAGTTTCGAAATGAAAATAATCCGAATACAACAATGCAGGTGAATAATGCAGGAGTTTCTGGAACCACGATTACTCCAGAGGTTCGAAGGGGGCTAAGATTAGGGATCGATTATGTAATTTTCTACATCTTAACAATACTATCTATTAATCAATACTGATTAGAAACTGTGGGGGACGCAGAAGATGATTTACCATTCCCAATTTGGATGACAGATTGCAGGTCCAGAAGCTAAGAAACTAAGAGAAGTTTTGAATGAAAGTTGGGAAGTGGCAGAAGCTTGTCTGAGAACAAACTACTACGGAGTAAAGCTTGTGACCGAAGAGCTTATTCCACTTCTTCAACTATCAGACTCGCCTAGAATAGTCAATGTTTCCTCCACTCGCGGACAACTGCAGGTACAAAAGACTCACCCCATACCAGACCAGAAAATAAATCAAATAGACATGAATAgagttgtttctttctttttcagcaCATTCAATGATAATTAGTCCTATTCTTGTGGATAAGATGGGGACATTGTGCTGTCTTCTTCGCTAATAACGGTCGCATTTTCTACAAGCTGTTTCCATTATCCAAAAATCACATTAGACTTGTTTATCTTGTCTTTCCAAAAAATTGTATTTGAAACGTTGAGAGTTCGTACAATGAATTGATACGCCTTTGCCTGCTCAAGGCCCAATCCTTCATGGAGAAAGGGTAATATTCTGACATGTCCTACCAAAAAGTTAGTAAAGAACCCactatttcaaaaacaaaaaaaacataaaattaatgaaaaattgtTTGCTCGCCGAAAATGAAGACTGTAAGAGTGTTTTGTAGCATTTCAAGTGCTTTTTGATTGTGAAAACTAAACAGTACAGGTTGCTAAGCCTTGTCTGCTTTTGTATAACAATGTTTCGTCAAATTGTGTTTCAGCTTATTTCAAACGAAAAGGCTAAGAAGGAGCTAACTGATATTGAAAGCCTCACAGTAGAGAAAGTGGATGAGTTGGTTCAGGAATTTGCTAAGGATTTCAAGGAGGATACACCGGAATCCAGAGGATGGCCCATCAATTTTTCTCCTTACATAGTATCCAAAGCAGCTCTCAATGGCTACACAAGGGTTCTGGCAAAGAACTATCCTAACATGGCCATAAATGCAGTGAGTCCTGGTTTTGTGAAAACAAACCTAAACCATAACACTGGAATCTTGACTGTAGAACAAGGTGCAGAAGGGCCTGTGATGCTGGCTTTGGCTCCTGATGGTGGGCCTTCTGGATTGTTCTATGATCAAATGGAAGTCTCAACATTTTGAATGGAGGAATGTAACAGAGCTTAGGAAGTTGATCTGTTGATCACTTTTACATTtccatgaaagaaagcaaatATCTTATGCTTGTAGCTACTGATATATGTAATAGATgtttttgaataagaaaataAGGCGTCTCCTACATCGCTTGTGTGTTCATCAAAGTAAACCTTGTAAGTCGATCACTCAAAAATCAAGAATTTTTTGCTCCAAGTAGGTCGGTTTCGGCTTTTTTTGGCCATATTGGTTAACAAAAGAAAGTTGTGGTGCATGTAGAACAGGATTTTAGAGTAGTGGGGTAAAAGACTACAGGTTTGAGGCGGAGCCAAATGCTGTTGGGGAAGTTTTGGTTCTGTCGGTTTTCCCCTAAAAGTTCATGAACTTGGGGCAGAGCCATTTTGGGCTGGGGCGATACTCTGCTTGAGTCTCCCTGCAGGTTTACTTCCCTCATTCCCATCCTACCAGTGGTAAATAAAAAGAAGCACAAAGTTTCTACTGGCCTAAAATTTCAACATTGGTTGGTTAGGCGTAATGGAATTTCAAGTGCGCAGTTGTTTCAGAGGACAACAAAGGCAAAGGGATTGAGCTACGTCGTCTAGCATCTAACGAAATCCTGGTCATATTGAGAGCAAGAGATGAAAGGAAAGGGTATCAAACCTATTGAATAGCAGGCTTCTGGGCTATCAAATGTGGTGTTTCAGCAACTTGATGCCAAAGATCCTTCTAGCATTGCTTCACCGGCAGTACTTTTGGAAACTCGTTTCAGAACTTGTGAGAAACAAAATCGCCTCCCTGGCTGAATCCTTTTCTAGTATATGAGAGAAATATGAGAGAAACACAGACAGCCAAACAGTATTAACATGAGAGATGGTAGGTATAGCCTTTTCTAGTATGAGAGAAATACAGACAACCAAACAATATTAACACGAGAGATAGtatgccgatcaaaaaaacaaaaaatgagagatAGTATGCAGGTCAACAATGCCGCGGAAAGCACACTTGTTGTAGACTATGAAACATTCAGATTCAAAGCCTTCAAACTTGGAGGTGGTTTTTGTTAAGTATTTATAACTTCTCGGTCCTTGCTCTATGTCAAGTAGTGCATACCTCCTGTATAAATTTGGACGTCAATGCAGCTTCTGAGGAGTGCTAAGTGGAAAAGCAGATTGAGAACTTTTTCAAGTTAATTCCCATCCCAGCTAGTCTTGCAGCGCTAGAAGATCACCATTTTTCGTCCATCCTATATGAAtagtatataacaaaaaataaagaaaacaaatctaGCGGTGGCGAAACTATATTGttggggataaatttttttgttatacaTGTAATAATTGCAATTTCTAAAACTCTTGTCGCGGCGGCTTCCACAACTAGACCCCCGGTTCCATCCTTGCCTCATAGCCTCTTGTGCCATTTTCTTACTTGCTTCATGTTGGTAGAGACATTTTTTGTAGTTCTATTTTGAAAGTTGATGTTTAGGACATTCTGCAAGTTGGGTTTCCCTTGCCCATTTCATTCATTATTAGTTATTACTATACATGTTTTCATTGTCTTTTTGCCAATGGATTGTAATAGTTAAATTAAGTTTACCGACAAAAAACTAAATGCCGCAATAAACCACAGGGCGTGGTGCAGGCAGATAAtactgttaaggaaatagaatcccacattgcttgggagtggaatgggtgatcacttaataacatctgggacctctccactcattgccaattggttttgagatggatataaagtttctacatgatatcagagcggggcccgttccacctcacattttaaaaaattaacaatccacaccccacgatgacagaccagcaaaaaggctgcacgatgataggaccccaaagtggccacacgtgacagacctaaaatgcggctgcacgtgaggggggatgttaaggaaatagaatcccacattgcttgggagtggaatgagtgatcacttaataacatctgggacctctccactcattgccaattggttttgagatggatataaagtttctatatggtatcagagcggggcccgttccaccccacattttaaaaacaaattaacaatccacactccacgatgacagaccagtacaaaggctgcacgatgataggacccaaaaagtggccacacgtgacagacctcaaatgcggctgcacgtgaggggggatgttaaggaaatagaatcccacattgcttgggagtggaatgggtgatcacttaataacatctggtaaatagaatcccacattgcttgagagtggaatgagtgatcacttaataacatctgggacctctccactcattgccaattagttttgagatggacataaagtttctacatggtatcagagcggggcccgttccaccccacattttaaaaattaacaatccacaccccacgatgacagaccagcaaaaaggctgcacgatgataggacccaaaagtggccacacgtgacagacctcaaatgcggctgcacgtgaggggccgggggatgttaaggaaatagaatcccacattgcttgagagtggaatgggtgatcacttaataacatctgggacctctccactcattgccaattggttttgagatggatataaagtttctacaaatACACCATAGAATGAAAGTTCCCTTGCGGGATCATTGAGCCAGCTCATTGTCTAGCTAAGACAGCGTTGGATACTTAATTTGTTCGATTCTCAATTAGAAGGAGCAGACGTGACTTCGTTTCATTAATTTCTTCCTTCTACACCCCTTTTGCATTCCAAACTTAGAGGAAATTAGTGTTGTATAGTTGTGAGTAGGATGAAATTAGTGTTGTATAGTTGTGAGTAGGATGAAATTAGTGTCggaaaaattggcttatttttgtttttattaaaaaaatgaatttcgatatgaatttttaactttttagatttcattcgtcatgacgaagcaataattctcaaaaaatcgacgaaaaactaacaaatgcgaaaacaaattgaataaagacaaaaaaaaaatactcctaaatCATTTGGCTTATAATGCCAAACTAGGCCTTAGTATGATTATTATCCTTGTGATTTAAACCTAAGTCAACCACAAAGACTAGATGTTACGgcctagaatttttatttatttaattagttaTATTGCTGTTATTAATTGGTGTTATGTTTGGGtcccaattaattattttgtgcgcgctatggatattgttgacacaattgtaatatttggggtatgagattgattttggataaaataagTGGTACCGATTGGTAATTTTATTAATTGTGTTACGTTCTATCTTAGTCGAATTAACTATAATATAGGGAGTAGTGGGTAATTGTAGAAAGTTAGGAGATGTTTTCACGGTatagggtttttatttggagagaACGTCTGAGATAAGAAGTTGAAAGAACTTTGTGTGAGAAAAGGAGAAGCCGCAAGGACGCTTGACTTCGCGCGGCTGGTTTGTGATCGGGTAAGAGATTTTTGACCCCTTTATTCCTGTACCTTTTTCTATTGTTTGTCGCCCGTGGATTGGGGTAAGGCTGGACTTTTGGAAGGTACAAGACAATGGTATTATTGTGAGGTTAATTGGGTTTTTGCCGTTCCTAATTATTCTTTGTCGTTCACGGGTTTGACACCAATGGTTTTCCTTCTAATCCTATTTGACTGAATGGAGCGGTGGTAGATATTGTGGGAGATGTGGGTGTGAGCAGGTGTCAAGATTTGTGCTTAGGGTGATGGTGATGTGTCGTGTGCATGGAGGGTGGTTCGGGTGAATTAAATTTCACGTGGAATTGGAGGCATGAATTGGGCTTTGTAGTTTTGGTGTTAACTGAAGGGTAGTAATTAGGATTAGGCtagttttctatttattttatggtACTAGTAGGCAGTTTTCTGTATTACGTAGTGTATATTTGAATAGATGGTCATTTCATGATTTATTATCTTGTTCAGGTTAGCCTCTTTTTGCGTTGTTCGATTGCTTTAGCTTTGGActcaggtgagtagttaagtatgttatgtattttcgaaaaattcctgtgtcccttaaaagtatttcctttagaaatttatatgaatgttattcggagactcaaaactatttataagttgttctataaattggcatgcgatgaattttctgaaatcaattgttaatattctttttggtgagaacttggtggatattaatgggaacatttatttcggaagtccagggaacttattccttctcgtgttggtgaccctggccattggggaaaagaccgtgttaggccggtgaccctaatgctcaacggctttcttttgccggatggtcttagggaaaagtaccacgggctgccaaccctggtgactctaagttcgatattggatccaattttgatgagatttattttggccatggtactgtttgattgtggttccccattgttgatgaGTTATTATTGTGATCACCACTAAGAATGTTCATTGGTTAAAGGttttattgattaatttattattctgctggacacctcgtatgccaaattatgatttaatggtaaatACTTTAATCCccgctttcaactttatttattatagatacttgctattcactgagcttgtcagctgacggatttattccaacttctctttcaggcaagttagggagttaggcaaggactctggcggcacCTCGGGGATTCCTTtgtttgacctccttagggtgtatcattctaattttattttaataaacgCTTCCGCATTGAAAACAATTGTCAGataacaaattctttttcttttttatttttattgttggaCCACTGGATattgtttggttcatgggatggttgtaCCCCATTTTTATGATTGAGACACATTtggcttttgatttgattaataacaaaaaaagcgATCATTTGATTTTCAGTTACTTTGATTTATTCAGGCTGCGTGTTCCATGGATTAGTCtcatggttcacggccggtcacttctcatttttggggtgtgacactAGTCCAATCCAATCCCTTGTGGTCCATTTTTTCAAAAGGAATACATTTCAAACCTCATAAATCAAGGGCATGGATGGGACAATCTCTTGGCTGCTATGTCGCATTAGGATGCATGGTGTGGCACAAAAGTACCACAAGATTTCCCATAATAGTAACATATTTGGATTGAAAGTTTCTACATTTATGTTTTTATGCTCAATTATTATCCTAGCACTACTCTTTAATCCAAAGACTCTTTTTTAAATAACCGAAAGTCTAGGACAGCTtgcacgcacctcgactaatatTGAGGCGCTGAAGTTACCGACTGGACAAACTTTCCAGTGGCCCTAAgattggaatgtttggcctttGAGGATTCGAACACACGACCTCCTAGAGGATAAAAACTTATTATAGCTCTCTTGTGCCCACCTGTTCAAACCCCTTGGGGTTTTAATCCAACAGTACTCTTTGAAACCATACGTTTGTGTATCCTACTCCTAGGAACACGACCATTGTGCCAAACCCCAAAGTCTGAATGCAtactgatatttttttttccaatgttGTATACATTAGCGGAGGTTAGTGGGGAGTTAATAAGTTAGTTCTCAAGGAATCCAAAGACTGTCCATACTCCATAGTCCTAAACCCTAACCAACCATCTCTCATGGAGCTCGAACCCAAGCTTCTACTAAAAAAGGCGATGAGTGATGCCAACTGAGCTAATGCACAGGGAACTTGGTAGAGCAAATATCTCAGGATATTTGGAGTCAGAGAATATTACCCCCAACATTTGCAAGTTGCACCAACTAGTGCTTGGAATTTGAGTTTAAATTGTATCCGGATGAGCCGGTCATAGTGGGTTGTCCGGATAACCAATCTTACACTGCCACGTCACCTAAAACCACAAAAATTGTGGGCCAAGAGCTGTGCTACTTGCACATGTATTTTTACACAGATTTTTCACATACATTTTTATGGAGCTCACCTCAAGTCCCACCaatatgatctgaaccgttcattacttttaaaataattttttaagagtttttgaaaaaaaatcaacttgataggatatcggtaatggctttttcagaaatcatagGGTGAAACAGTCTGATTCGCCCTGCaatttctgaaaaagcccttaacgatatcctatcgagttgattttttccagaaactcttaaaaaattattttaaaaataatgaatggttcagatcataTTTGTGGGATCCGAGGTGGGCCTCATTAAAGTGTATGTACAAGATCTATGTAAAAATGTATGTATCTCTAGATTTATTGATTTAAGAGCCAAATGCCAACCTAACCATGGTCtgtacccttttctttttcatgaaCGGGTATTCTGTTCTCTCTCCCTGTCTCTCTGTATCCGGTTACACAATGTCGGAAAATAGGTCCCTCTGCTCACCACCGAATCCTTCATAGTTTGTCGTTAAATTGAAGCATCCATAGTTCAGAATGAGAATTACCCCTCGGTTGCAATCTGGATTTGAATCAATCACTTCGTGTAGATTAAAATAGCTTCTAATGCTccgcttcaaaaaaaaaaaaaaagtcttcattttttaagaagacaatttcaaactcaaaaattatggacttattaaaatctaaaaatatgcaatatggatcttatttgaaagatctcgataagatcttttataggacgcaaaaaaaaattgaaaaattatttttcatttacattatttttgaatttaaaaatatgaaataagctgtttattttttaagaagatttctgaaacggagcctaattttGTCATATATAGTAGTTTGGGTTTCTTTGTTTCCTCTTAATTGCTCAGTGATTACCAATTTACCGGAGTATCTTTAATCTTCAACAACTTTTGCATGTTAGCTTTTGCGGttggatttttttattggagatcaaaataaagtagaaaaaggaaaatttataATCAGAGACCTCtgaattgggttttgattgtTCCATTAGTTTGAGTATTAGAtccaaaaatagaagaagataATGCTTCGGATGTTTCTGAAGACTAGATACAATGGAAATTGGGTGATTTTCAACCGAAGAGGGAAGATTTCTTCTCGGTTTTTGGTAGACGAACAGTCTTGTCTTCTCTAGAAGATTTTTGgtctaaaaaagaaagaaattctaaaatcagctaaattggctgacaataataagtgtgtgaatgtgtattaaatggtgcaaaaaatacacagaaatacgtgtttttcttgtcttctagtgtacTAATcatcagcccagtgggctgacaatagcaagaccgaagAAGAAAATGGTATAACCATGGTTAGGTTAGACTTTTGGTCTAGTCGAACAGCCTTGTCGTCTGTGATTTTAGGTGATGTGGCAGTGTGAGATTGGTTATCTGGACAACCAACTATGACCGGCTCATCCGGATTAAACTCTTGGAAATTGGAAAGGACGAGAGATTAGTCGGACGGACCCACAAAAATCTGATAGGGCGAATGCTGCACGCCAAGAATTCGAATCCCGAAAGTGCTACAGGCACATCACTAAATGCCACATCCAGCCACATCAGCTGATGTGGCAtcccatttaaaaaaaaaaaaaaaacagaaatcaaaATCGGCTTTCATCTCCGTCTTCTTCCGCGCCCAAaattgagagggagagagagagagtagacgGCTACCCAGACCAACCggccaaaaccaccaccaccaccaccaccaccaccggcgaccTCCGCCTCCATCGCCACTACCGACGACCTCCATCGCCATCAGCGGCTCCCCTTCCCTCCCCTCCACCGACGGCGACCAGCAGCAACAGCAATTTCCGCCTCCGCGACCACCGACGAGACCACGCACCTCCAACGTCCCTATACAcccgtactctctctctctctctctctctctctatatatatatatatatatatatatatatatatatatatcagccacaaccctaaaaaaaatttcgatTTCACTCTGGTTAGGGTTAGGTCTGAACTGAAATTGAGGGTTTCACTCTGAAATGGGGGATTTCACTCTGATTAGAGTTATGTTTCTTTGCTTGCTTAGGTGGTTATATTTGCAGTAAGTTGTGGGATTTTTGTTCGTAACTTCAAGCAGTTTTGATTTTCAGAGAGACCCACTGAGGATTTTGTAAGAAACTTTGTATGAGCAAGTACCTGGTAgtgaaagttttgaattttgttggGGAATATTGTGGAATAAAACAATGAGACAATTTCTTAGTCTCCCACTGGGAACGTAAATATTGTTTGAAGAAGATAAGTTTAATTGAACTACCTATGGTTGGTTACAAGAATTTATTTAGAGCCTTGTTCTTTACTGAATTCTTGCAAATTTTCCAGatctctttttcttccactgggttttcatttttttactaaaaatcacACCACTCCATAGTTCCAGAGCCAATGCATCCATATGTTTCATTTGCAATGCCATAGACAACATCCTTTATATCCACTTCTTGCTAACATATTGTCTGGGCGATCCATTGCCATCCATATGttttgtggtggtgatggtggcggaaGTCGCCGGTATTATTGGCCAGTTGGTCTGGACTGAGGACTTTGTTGCCTCTCTTTCTTgctctctttttgttttggcgGAAGAAGATGGCGCGGAAGAAGCGAGGAAGTCGATTTTGATTtctgtgttttttattttaaatgagATGTGATAAGCACTCagtattgtagatatttggtgcgactagtcccgttttgcGTTGTTTTATCTCgcgtttatttagcttttatagtgatattgcacgtaaggtgtgtttttgtgtatttcaggcaatttgtataaataaggtgCGTTTGATCGTCAAGGAAAgctccgggtgcaaccaagtactcaagggTATGTGCCACCCCATTGTGGTGCTCGAAAGATGGTTTAGAGGTTGCTCGGGTCACCTAAGGGTtaagggaattgaagaagaagtgaggattttactaaagctactcatcttccgacgtgctgagggtagaattgtcataacttttgatgtacaaattacttttgatccaaaccacttgggttagaaagtagactcgacgagctttccaacggtccaaagaacgcctaaatctgagttcgggagtgtccggagcgagcctGCGAAGTTGctcaaaaaatctgtcaagtatgaaccggtactgggaaattcccagtaccggttcataaaGTCCAGAGATCAGTTTTTCTAGTATTtttgaaggccttgtaccggtactgggatttgcccagtaccggttcatactggAGAAATATCCacgtttttgctactttttcaacctttcatttatagaaagtttctacttatggaatgtttttggaatattttggggactttttagtcctttgtaacttaactttagGGCCCTATAAATAGACTTATATGCCATATATGGAAAGAATGGCCATTTTagttagatttaggcctaagtctttcttttttcctagagaactccattgttgttcttcaagcttttgtgttaatttcttcaagaactcaagtaagtatttgtcttatgttaatttctcgtttattaatgttgtagctacgcttcGGATCcttgcataaatcaagtttattttcgttttcttcggttaaatctttcgctccattttcttaccatgtctagtcttttagctatgtgcgagtagtcttttggctaagtcttgggctaatctatCCTAAAGATCTAggcggttatttggttctcgaaacttcgggcttaaaatcatggttttcgaaATTGGATTAatctagccattttggtctaagtgaggggtgttaactccttggtatgaaatttagtcaagcggtcttggcaagcgacgtaccgagggctcgtggcctcctacgtgttagatacattagcaaaaataggtttgtttagttccgtttaatcacatcttttgataaacgtagtcattaaagttaaatcttccgggcgtgagcacgcggtcgtgaccctcgcttgagttataatcgagaaccggtagcggcctttgtcaagagatggacgatccctagacttgcctcttttaagttaattaagctcatttctagtcttttccttagttttcacttttaaagcaaaatcaagttggccgtcttgaacgccgcactctaccatataaacctacaatccaaactagctatatttcgattctctgtgggtacgatcccggacttccggatattatgctatcgacgacctagccctacgcttggggtgtttcaaccttattggaaggcgaggttcggaggctaagcatttttggcgccgttgccggggaattcttaatatagcttatttggaggttcgacaaaccactgtaagtattccgtttatttttttttctttgtgtaatttgaactcgatttagtggatacctctaaccgagccaccaattcgacttgaggtatAACGAAActagattgagcatcaattgccttttcttttattgtccaTATACCGTggcggtggcataaccccacagaactgttttgagaaaagaggtggcggcatagcccttCTAGCCTGTTTACTTTTTGTCTTATTTATCTACTAGAATGGCTGCGACAAATTGGGAAATACCCCATAAGACTTTGCGGGATTACCTTTGTCCCAATCAAGTTATCACACCTcacaagactttgcgggattacctttgtccaaatcaaattttcacaccCCCTTACATAGCCACTCATTATaccaatgtttttaaaagttgtatgaccattaccaattggtttgatctcaagaaccaaattcaaacttttgctgaaagagagaatgagtcgttttatgcatgttggggaagatacaaagatttgctcattgcggtcccgaatcatggctttgaaaattttcaaattgctaaCTGTTTTTATGATGGACTTTCTCAAAAGAGTCAGCGATTCTTAGACATGATGTGCGATggcaaactttttgaaaaagaacccgCTCAAGCCTTAGATTTCTTTGATCGTATGGCTGCAATTTTACAATCTTGAGTTTATGCTCAACATTGCCAAAAGTCCAACTCAAATGTCATAGAAGAGGACATTGACCCGCTTATCTCTGTTGAGGATGTTAGCTTAGATTCTAATAACTCCTCAGAGTCTGATTGGGGTGGTGAGCCAAATGTTGAGCCTGATATCCAGTGTTCTCCCCCTATGGATCCCCCTCTGTGTGACGATCCGGGGGAGAAATTTCTCATTGTTGAGAAAACGAATGCGGAGGTGGACTTCTTGAATGCTCTACTGAATGAGCAGGATGGAAAGAATGTGTCTAGACCTGAGCGTTTGTCTCCTTCCTTT is a window encoding:
- the LOC131316961 gene encoding (+)-neomenthol dehydrogenase-like isoform X3 → MEAAGITQSTKKVAVVTGSNKGIGLEICRQLASNGVIVILTARDENQGLEAVQNLKACGQSDILFHQLNVTSQTSIASLAEFIKTKFKKLDILVNNAGVSGTTITPEVRRGLRLGIDYIAGPEAKKLREVLNESWEVAEACLRTNYYGVKLVTEELIPLLQLSDSPRIVNVSSTRGQLQLISNEKAKKELTDIESLTVEKVDELVQEFAKDFKEDTPESRGWPINFSPYIVSKAALNGYTRVLAKNYPNMAINAVSPGFVKTNLNHNTGILTVEQGAEGPVMLALAPDGGPSGLFYDQMEVSTF